The following is a genomic window from Dermacentor variabilis isolate Ectoservices chromosome 11, ASM5094787v1, whole genome shotgun sequence.
GTTGCTCTCGGGAAAGCCACGTGTCCTTGCTGTTCATCCAAATAACGTGCGAGAGCCGTCAGGAGCGTGAACAAGTTCTTGATAATCGGAGACTTCACACAAATCCACAAGCAATACGAGTATTACCATCTGGCACTCGGAAGATATGAACACGCCGCAACGCCGCTGAAAGCATGGCTGAGTTGCTGCACCTTTCGCTGTAGGCTTCgtgaacaaaacaaacaaacaacggaCAAGCACGGGCCGCTAACATGTCATTTAACAGCGCGTTTTGTAACACGACGGGGTTGGTTAGTAATTTTCAAAAGGAAATCATGGCAGAAAAATCGTTTCAGTTACAGTATTCTTCTTTATTTACGTACcacagagttaaaaaaaaattatttagtcTGTTTGGTCCGTCTGGCCGCGCGATGTCGCTGTCGCTGCGTGGACTGGGCGAAAACTAGTTTAAGGCGAaggggataaaaaaaaaggagggggagcaaaaggccaggtggcgccagccgcctccCGTTTCTAAGGGTGTAGCCTCTATGGTGTAGCCGCCATCTATCCATCCACCCAATCCACGTGTGTATACCTAGAGCCATGTGTAGAGCACATGTGCTGCGGTAGGCTTGTGCGAAGCATTCTTCCGATTTGACAACGGCGCCACGCTTGTACGCAGTCCTTGGCCCTAGATAAAACGATGGGATCCAAGTGTCTCTTAACCTACGGTGACAGAAATGTCGTCGTCACTTTCGACGAGCCGTGGACGGGTCGCCAGTTGATCGAGCGCATGAAGGAACTGGATATGTTCCAAGGAGTTTGCTTCTCTGTTCTCGTCTTAACGGTGAGTGCTTACTGGTTAACTTATGTGAATAATACATGCATGGTGcacaatcgtttttttttcccttctaaaTCGTCATGTCGCGTTTGCAGCTGCGTTTTTAATTGAGTTTTGTGCGTCCTAGTGCCTCGTTCTTGTGCGTTTCACATTAAAACCCGGCAGCGCTAACTTTTACATAATGTTCGAACTAGTTTGCTTTCAAACCTCGTTGACAATCATTGTTGCACCAAATTTCAGCCTCAGTTCTCGTCATAGCATCCGCGGAAGGAATTTCCTTTGTGCAGAGAAGCCTGTTTGGGGCTACGCGAAGTGTTAATTCCAGTAGTTTTGGGCCTCTAGCTCGGCTACGCGTGTAGAAGCAGCCTGCGCTACTAGGAGTGGTCAGATCGCGTTGTTAGTGTGTTAACTTTAAATGTAGTAAAACATCGCACTTATTACTTGCTATTGCGCTAGCTCGAGATATAGAAATAAACGCCGTTGGCAACAGGAGGCAGCGAATATTCATGTTGGCAAACTGGACTTGCAAACTGTGAAGCCCTGTGTAAAGTAGTTCTTTTCTTAGTTGTGGCATTCTTATTTTTGTAGCGTTTTGACGAGGACTTTCAAGTCTATGTGGACGTCGCCGAAGAAGAGGCGATTGAAAATAAATCCAAAATAAAAGTCAGAGAGACCAGCCAGGTCCGGTGAGTGGTTTTACATATTTATTAGTTCATTTACAGGCGTCTTGTAACACATTGCATTGAAAAATCCAGCGGTGAAAGTTTCCTAATAAAAGAGGCTTCTCAATTGAGAAGCCTCTTTTCTCAATTGGTAGTTGCTACTGAAACAGATGAGACAGCATCTCACGACAGCACGAcaaaatatattttctttattgccaTCATAGAATAGCAGATGTCCTAAAAGAGCCACAATCGACGCAGCCAGCACGAGGCAGTGTGTACTGCCTTCCGGCTGTACCACCAGACATCCTGATGATGGCACAAAGGCACCAGGCTGGGAAGCACTTTGCAGGTCGCCAGAGGATACTACAGTGGCAGCACCATGACCTCTACTTATATGatgtgtgaattgcatctaaagaTACATCCTTGAAAAGCATGTTTGAGGTGTCCTGAAAGTTCCATTCATGTTAACATGTTCACTGCAGCTTGGGTCACGGCACTTATTCCCCGTGTAGCAGTGTACAAGTAACATATTCCCTAGCAATCAATGGAAAGGAATAGTtgaccatggatggatggatggatcgatgttatgagcgtcctatTTGGAACAGGGTGGTGgcttgcaccaccaagctctggctattatactgcctaatgtcctacctaggttaaaagagagaacaagaaaaaaaaaccaccataactcgcacaaccaaattttctgaccccctattgcgaactttgcttttctacgtctccattttatgtcgtttccctacttccaccaatctctaatcacctcttactaatcccttttgcggacatgtttacatttcccctgctcttgctgaacccaagggctccaaggaggccagtggtgcctaaatagatgtcttcacattctaataaaacatgctctattgTTTCGCTAGCTttcccgcagcaagcacatgcttcttccttcttatatcactttataagtgcgtgttctaaggcatccagatctcgcttcgaaaagtaatgagcttccctttgagttaccataaattgtttctttccttatttcattctttcctcttaagtagttagtcatggcaggtttcttttccattgccgccattcatgagattatttcagcctctgaaCTTCCGCTTGACGTCCTTTGttgttgtgttgcccaccctaaaggctgcacacttgctggtaagcttcctagttcttttggCTGCTTTGTGAGTCAATGTTTTCACTGTACAATTATCTGAGCACTCTAGTAACCcaatttacttttttccatattcctaagTCGTTCTTCAagatcaattttactgcgagcttccctcactttaaaactagtcgagcccatatcaccctgcacagcttcagttgtgatcttcctgtgagcgcccaatgcgaggtgtcccactgacctttggttcccatctaGTCCCCATTGTACCCCTGAttacaagcaaacaaccacatttcaaaagcaagtcctggaaccactacacatttccacatacctcggaggacctcgtacctattgtatccccatagcgctctgtgcgtcattacggctgcatttctcttcccctttactgttattgtttttccctaTGTTTCCATATAACTATTGCCTTCGTATATCCCACATACCagggtatttatattctcttacccaaGGTACTtactggccctgtattgccactgtctgttcactgttttcattgagtaccataacacccgattttctaacactaaatttcacacctaaattcttgccttcttgtccacagatattagcctgacgttgcaaatcacttcgcttgttagctagcaacacagtgtcgtccgcataaaatatacctggaagctgctgctctactgctgCACCTGCCTGCTTATATGAGAGATTaagcccgatattacttccttctagcactctctccatcctcaccttgtacatcataaacaacagtggagataaagggcacccctgcctcagtcccttgtttatatcaactttctcctcgctcctttcccattcaatgcaaacagtatttgctaggcaaatctctctcaaaagctgtagacaatcgccgCCTAAgtttcccttccagaatatcccacaaaatgttgcggcctACATTGTCATTGGCTCATGTAATGTCTAAAAGggccacatataacagtctgctttctacacttgatatttcaatacaccgagtaagaacaaataagttatcatccaaacgcctacctattctgaagccgttctgaagttctcccaaaatgtcattattctctgcccatgcttgcagctttaatttgattgcatgCATTACTAGCcctgtatattactgatgtataatggtcaatggtctatacgagtgaattttatctttctcccccttacctttataaattaaattcattctaagttgtcgccaactgtctggtattcgtctatctctcaaactttttttccactgttttcaccagagcttccttactttttggtcctagttcattaatgagtctaacgggaacctcgtctagccctgtggctgtgcgctttggaattttctcttcggttttcttccagttgaaatttgtcagcaccagctccttttccgcctggttttctttcatgctgtTTTTTTCTGGAAATACAACCTCTTCATTGCCTTGGAAACattcagctgttatttttcggatgtaatttaatgccactTTCTCTTCCAGTTTTGCTTCCATcgtcgtctaggatatgttgttgtatggttgttgactttctgcctaataatttggtgtggttccaaaatattctgggtgtggccttctttttctcgcgtatttctgacaaGCAGCGTTCACTTTCACCGTTTGTCcttaccagccgtggttgctcagtggcgatagtgttgggctgcttagcatgaggtcgcaggatcgaatcccggccacagtggccgcatttagGTGGGGGCAAAATGTGATAACACACATATaattagatttaggcgcacgttaaagaaccccaggtggtcgaaactgcatgcctcataatcggaaagctttttggcacataaaaccccataatttaatgaattttttaacctttttatctttgcttgcaccagtatttgaaccacagactttttctcccggtatatttcttatttactgggtacttcatcctgcggcaactgtgccttctttgcctacctgtgctatctggatgctttctgtcgttcggcgatcgcttctcgtatcttcctgttccaccagcttttagtttttttcctttccaacgaatgTGTTGtttctttccatatttctgtcattattacacttaCCCCCTaatgcagagatctaacttggcTCGAACTTGACTTCTGGCAGTTTCAAGACAGCTTCGCCGCCCGTCTTAAATcgtgcccccgcaggggcgtctgcgtcagcaggcgtttggtgtgttgcgacaccacttacccgagcacacaagggttgggccctcccgcgtgtagccgtgcgcggcttagccgtgtccggggaaagggggatcctggaggttcagtcgatgccgggtgttaggacctttaaggccccccggcggaggcaacacacctctttggcctctgcttcacgtagacggcacccccggactgacccacccggaggaaatcggtagttgccttttcctgtctctcgttctccctccaaccttcgtatttttcttactttccatctttcctgtcttctcctatcttcctctcacttccaattttccaggcagcaagggttaccctgtgtgaataaccaacctaggttatctcatatttggttatagtgataacgtacagctggcgtttgcaggacctgttcttacagtccctgtagcgtccccttgtaggactccccggtgggtggctggcggtattgccgaaaattcaatccctttaaggcaacctctttccctccgcttcctcatcgccctcagaaaagagggcgcaccgatgatgtattccagttttttggtcggcaaaaagaatccttccctcgttttcacgtgatccactctgaaaaaccagctaaaccttgtttctaagacattgactgaagtctttggtccaggttataaggcgtcgaggatggcaagcggtgatctcctcttggagctccgcgatgagaaacaatatgagaaattgacaaaactagtgtcgtttggggaaacccaagtaattgcaaccgcgcaccgtacgatgaacaccagccgcggtgttgtctcggacgatgacttgctggagctcactgaggatgaactcttggagggcttcagtgaccagaatgttatcaatgttaaaagaattaagatcaggcgtgacagcaaagaaatcaagagcTGGACGAAATCAAGGGCTggacggagcggcagccatgcaaccgcttcaaaacccgttcttgtttgttgtacagATTCTGGCGTTCCTCGGCACATGGCAGCCCTTGGATTCGTTTTGCGAGGCTATCGTCCTGCCTCTATCACCATGTTACGTCAGAGATCAACACTATGGCGGAAACGCCACATCATCAACCCTTGACGCGGTGTACATCGTGCCCCGACTTGGCTGGCCATTCCCATCGCCTACGACACCAGTCAGCCGGATGTACTTAAGAGCGACGCTTTCATCGGGCCACTTCAGTGGGCTggacggagcggcagccatgcaaccgcttcaaaacccgttcttgtttgttgtacagATTCTGGCGTTCCTCGGCACATGGCAGCCCTTGGATTCCTTTTGCGAGGCTATCGTCCTGCCTCTATCACCATGTTACGTCAGAGATCAACACTATGGCGGAAACGCCACATCATCAACCCTTGACGCGGTGTACATCGTGCCCCGACTTGGCTGGCCATTCCCATCGCCTACGACACCAGTCAGCCGGATGTACTTAAGAGCGACGCTTTCATCGGGCCACTACAGTGGGCTggacggagcggcagccatgcaaccgcttcaaaacccgttcttgtttgttgtacagGTTGGTAAACACCCGTCGTTGCACGCTAAGCGATCCAGTAATATCTGTCTGCTGCTCTTCCCAGGCCCACTGGTGATTCTTTGTGATTTTTTTGAGTGTATATATGTTCTTAAGTTGCTTATGTTAGCTGGGGATGTGGAACAGAACCCTGGTCCTCAAAAGGAGATTCTAGACGCCATTGCGGCCTTGTCGGCTAAAAGTGACGCACGCCATACCGAGGTAATAGGGATGCTATCAGAGGTCCGAGCTAATCAGCAAAAACTTGAGGAAAAAGTTTCCAGCTTAGCCAGTAGGCTCGCAACAGTTGAATCCCTGGTGGAATCATATGAAGCAAATCAGAATGGTGTTGATCTACCGAGAGTAGTCGATGAAGCTGTGCGAGACCAAACTGCAGCAATAACTTCTCGGTTGGACGAGCTGGAAGACCGCTCTCGCCGTGACAACCTTATATTCTACGGGATTCCTGACGTCCCAGCTGAGAACTGGTCCGAATCGGAAACTAAAATTCGAAACTGCCTTACCAATTTACTACAGATAACTTTAATAGATGAAGCCATTTCCCGCGCCCACAGGCTGGGTACCTATGCAGTAAATAAGCACCGGCCCATAATCGTAAAATTCTCGTCCTCAAAACTTAAGCAAAAGGTTTTCACTGagcgaaaaaaattcaaaggttctgGCATTTCTGTTAGCGAAGACTTCTGCCGCGCCACACGCTTGTCACAGAAAAAATTGATTGAATTCGGAAAGGCTAGCGGACAGAAATATGTGTTACGGCTTAACCGTCTACAAATCGACAAAAAAACTTACGTTTACTGTCCGGTAACTGATCGAGTCTGCGAAATCCACACAAACGAGCTTCGTTCGACAAATTCTGTCCCAAATGCACCTTCTGATGGCCCTAGCAATTCACAAACATAGCAGAGTCATGGTCCGGTggcaaaaaatatttctcttcTGTATTCAAATATTCGCAGCGTATGCAACAAGCGGGATGCTTTATCTTCTGTCGTCGACACGTGCAGTGCAGATATTGCTATCCTGACAGAGACATGGCTttctagcaaaattgaagaccgtgAAACTTTGGAATGCCAGGGTGTTTACCGTTTCTATCGACATGATCGTGATGTGCGGTGTGGTGGCGGTGTACTTATCGGTGTTCGTGATTCGATTACCACTGCTGCAATTGAGCTTGCGTCGCCATTAGAGCTAGTGTGCACGCGCGTAGgcttcgaacgcaaaaattttatcatttgcgtcgtttacaggcccccttcctcacctaacacattttgttcagaccttcacgatgccttaaatagtttaattttacggttcccttccacgccactaatactccttggggactttaactttcctggcattaactggcatactgatcccccttcaacccaagagtgttgttctgaatattccgaattcatcagcctttgcctcgattttaacctgcaccagcttgtcctgaagcctactcgatgttctgcacactcggctaatatcctagatttaatccttactacatccccggaatttgtttcgcctctaacttacctaccgggtattagcgatcattgtataatccagtgtaatttgatgttaaccatcccatctgttaattcgtcgaaagttatacgtgattacaaaaatgctgattttgccgcaattaataacgaactagaaactttcatcactgactacattccaagtttccacactcgatcggttgaagaaaactggtcaatattcaaagagaaagccaactccttaattaaccggtacatcccgcaaaaacgtatttattctaattctcgcgcaccctggttcaactcgcgtcttaaacgtttactgaacaaaaagaaaaggcttttccgacgagcaaaattaactggcaatcatgatcgttggaatgcttacacactagcactgagcgactacaagaatgctgtagcagagtccaaaacaacattttatgagcacacgttgccttcttttttgaaagacaacccacagaaattttggagtgtggtcaacggtaaaaaatctagtgccattgagctgtgtgaccttaacaacgaacctgtcgatcggagtgtctgttgtgaagtgttgaatgacgcgttcatctctgtattttcggattctgtgctgtgcgcaagcgctgtttttcctgatgtgcattatcttccaatgcttcctattaccattgactttgatggcgttgtaaagttgatacagacctcaaaagtttctgcatgcagtggagtagatggtatcaacacgaaatttcttaagggaactattacttattcatctataattctgagcgaaatctttgctcagtcacttcaaaccaccatccttccgaatgattggaaggcagggatggtgattcccgtacataagtctggcagtcggtactccccacttaattacagacctatatccctaaccagcgttccctgcaaattaatggagcacataatttactcacacctggtttcatttctcgagtcaaaccttttttttaccccctaccaacatggatttagaaaatactattcctgcgaaacacagcttttgtcattcactaatgatttattccaggcgatggatgctaacattattattgactgcatttttttagacttcgccaaagcattcgatactgtttcacacgaattacttttaaccaaattaagttacctcaacattgatcctaacgtgcttCCTTGGATCAAGTGTTTCTtgtctaaccgttcccaatttgtttatgctaacgaatacttctcttccactggtcgagtaacctccggtgtaccgcaaggctcggttctaggaccattattatttctaatttatattaatgacctcccagaccaaattaaatcatcaattaagttattcgccgatgactgtgttccctatcgtgtcatttctaactctggcgactgcgacactcttcaatcagacattggcatagtaacatcatggtgtgctagatcccaaatgaagctcaattctaataaatgtaaggcgatgcgtgtgtcccgtgttgtaagaaataccacccttcctacgtacaatattaacaacatacctgtagaaaatgtatcatcatataaatatcttggtatctacattacgcacaatcttacatggaatattcatataaattacatttacggtaacgctgatcgcatgcttgggtttttacggcgtaatttttcatcggcatctgtagctgtcaagttatttctgtacaaatccttagtgaggcctaaacttgaatatgcatgctccattttcgacccttctactctaaagctaaagaacaccatcgaatccattcaaaaccgagctgctcgttttattctttcgaattattctcgtcatgcaagtgtctcatcaatgaaactaacccttgacttccctaacctagagttacgtcgtaaatactttcgcctatgcctttttcacaagatctattactctaacgaaacacttaaggatgaactaatctcccctccatcatacatatcgtcacgcacggatcatcgttttaaggttgaagtcccaacttgtcgcacgaacgtttattttgattcctttataccaagaacgacgaatgactggaaccgcctccctgcctccgtcactgccatttctgacgccacaaacttcaagaatattgtcaacgaatatgtttgtactaatcaccactcctctctgtaatgcctccaggccttgagagtatgacaataaataaataaataaataaataaataaaaacaccttatattgactttccgctcaagtattctgcccgagtctgtagaggacggatacatcaagcttcgtgttaggccatatgtgcca
Proteins encoded in this region:
- the LOC142563466 gene encoding uncharacterized protein LOC142563466 codes for the protein MQPLQNPFLFVVQVGKHPSLHAKRSSNICLLLFPGPLVILCDFFECIYVLKLLMLAGDVEQNPGPQKEILDAIAALSAKSDARHTEVIGMLSEVRANQQKLEEKVSSLASRLATVESLVESYEANQNGVDLPRVVDEAVRDQTAAITSRLDELEDRSRRDNLIFYGIPDVPAENWSESETKIRNCLTNLLQITLIDEAISRAHRLGTYAVNKHRPIIVKFSSSKLKQKVFTERKKFKGSGISVSEDFCRATRLSQKKLIEFGKASGQKYVLRLNRLQIDKKTYVYCPVTDRVCEIHTNELRSTNSVPNAPSDGPSNSQT